In a single window of the Caproicibacterium sp. BJN0003 genome:
- the rpsM gene encoding 30S ribosomal protein S13 — translation MARIAGIDLPRDKRVEIALTYIFGIGRKTASDICKATGVNPDLRVRDLTEDDAAKLREYIDHNCRVEGDLRRDVAFDIKRLIEIGSYRGQRHCKGLPVRGQRSKTNARTRKGPRKTMANKKK, via the coding sequence ATGGCTCGTATAGCAGGTATCGACTTGCCTAGAGATAAGCGTGTGGAAATCGCCCTGACTTACATTTTTGGAATCGGCCGCAAAACCGCTTCTGATATTTGCAAGGCGACCGGTGTGAACCCCGATTTGCGTGTCCGCGATCTGACGGAAGACGACGCAGCCAAGCTTAGAGAATACATTGATCATAACTGCCGCGTGGAAGGCGATCTTCGCCGCGACGTTGCGTTTGACATCAAACGCTTGATCGAAATTGGTTCCTACCGTGGCCAGCGTCACTGCAAAGGTTTGCCGGTGCGCGGTCAGCGTTCCAAGACCAATGCAAGAACACGCAAAGGTCCCCGCAAGACCATGGCGAACAAGAAAAAGTAA
- the rpsH gene encoding 30S ribosomal protein S8, whose protein sequence is MQITDTIADLLTRIRNASSAKHDTVEIPASNMKKAICHILEDEGYIKSYSVAEDGKQGMIKVILKYGEGKRPVIMGLKRVSKPGLRIYSNAEELPKVMKGLGVAIISTSKGVMTDRQARKENVGGEVLAFIW, encoded by the coding sequence ATGCAGATTACAGATACAATCGCTGACCTGCTCACCCGGATTCGTAACGCAAGCTCTGCAAAGCATGATACTGTTGAGATTCCTGCTTCTAATATGAAGAAGGCAATCTGCCATATCCTCGAGGACGAGGGCTATATCAAGAGCTACAGCGTCGCAGAAGACGGAAAACAGGGCATGATCAAAGTGATCCTGAAATATGGCGAAGGCAAGCGGCCTGTTATCATGGGCCTCAAGCGTGTGAGCAAACCCGGCCTGCGCATCTATTCCAATGCAGAAGAACTGCCTAAGGTTATGAAAGGCCTTGGTGTTGCCATCATCTCTACCAGCAAGGGCGTTATGACTGACCGTCAGGCCCGCAAAGAGAATGTCGGCGGCGAAGTTCTTGCATTTATCTGGTAA
- the rpsK gene encoding 30S ribosomal protein S11: MAANKATAKKVAATRRRRERKNIDHGCVHIQSTFNNTIVTITDPQGNAVSWASSGELGFRGSRKSTPFAAQTAAETAAKAAMEHGMKAVEVFVKGPGSGREAAIRALQNAGLEVTMIKDVTPIPHNGCRPPKRRRV, from the coding sequence ATGGCAGCAAATAAAGCAACAGCAAAAAAAGTTGCAGCGACTCGCAGACGCCGTGAGCGCAAAAATATTGATCACGGTTGTGTTCATATTCAGTCCACGTTCAACAATACAATTGTGACGATTACCGATCCGCAGGGCAATGCGGTTTCTTGGGCCAGCTCCGGAGAACTGGGTTTCCGCGGCTCCAGAAAATCCACTCCTTTTGCAGCACAGACCGCAGCAGAGACTGCCGCAAAAGCAGCAATGGAACATGGAATGAAGGCAGTAGAGGTTTTTGTTAAAGGACCGGGCTCTGGTCGTGAGGCTGCAATCCGTGCGCTTCAGAACGCCGGACTTGAGGTCACTATGATCAAAGACGTGACCCCCATTCCGCATAATGGATGCCGTCCGCCGAAAAGAAGACGCGTCTAG
- the rpsD gene encoding 30S ribosomal protein S4 → MARYTDSVCKLCRREGQKLFLKGQRCYTDKCAINRRNYAPGQHGQGRHKTSEYGMQLRAKQATRRYYGVLESQFHNYYEMATKMQGKAGENMLSLLETRLDNVIYRLGWANSRAEARQLVVHGHFQVNGHRVDIPSYLVKPGDAISIQEKSRQSEKIKANLEDNASRPAPKWLEKNNENFSGKIIAKPTREEIDLPVDETLIVEFYSK, encoded by the coding sequence ATGGCTAGATATACCGATTCCGTGTGCAAGCTTTGCCGCAGAGAGGGCCAAAAGCTTTTTCTGAAAGGCCAGCGCTGCTATACGGATAAATGTGCAATCAATCGCCGTAACTACGCTCCTGGCCAGCATGGTCAGGGCCGCCATAAGACCAGTGAATATGGCATGCAGCTGCGTGCAAAGCAGGCAACCCGTCGTTATTATGGCGTTTTAGAGAGCCAGTTCCACAATTATTATGAGATGGCTACTAAGATGCAGGGTAAAGCCGGTGAAAACATGCTTTCTCTGTTGGAGACTCGCCTTGATAACGTGATCTATCGTCTTGGCTGGGCTAATTCCCGTGCAGAAGCCCGTCAGCTGGTCGTTCATGGTCATTTTCAGGTGAATGGTCACCGTGTAGATATTCCGTCTTATCTGGTAAAACCTGGCGATGCAATTTCCATTCAGGAGAAGAGCCGTCAGAGTGAAAAGATCAAGGCAAACCTGGAAGATAATGCTTCTCGTCCGGCACCAAAGTGGTTGGAGAAAAACAATGAGAATTTCTCCGGAAAGATCATCGCAAAACCGACAAGAGAAGAAATCGACCTTCCTGTTGATGAAACTCTTATCGTCGAGTTCTACTCCAAATAA
- the infA gene encoding translation initiation factor IF-1, translating into MSKQDVIETEGVVVEALPNAMFKVELQNHHIILAHISGKLRMNFIRILPGDKVTLELSPYDLTQGRITWRTK; encoded by the coding sequence ATGTCAAAACAGGACGTAATTGAAACCGAAGGCGTTGTGGTGGAAGCCCTACCGAACGCGATGTTCAAGGTGGAACTACAGAACCACCACATTATTCTGGCCCATATTTCCGGAAAATTACGAATGAATTTTATTCGTATTCTGCCCGGGGATAAGGTGACTCTCGAACTGTCTCCTTATGATCTTACACAGGGCCGGATCACATGGCGTACAAAATAA
- the rplR gene encoding 50S ribosomal protein L18, translated as MVNKADRNAARLHRHVRVRSKISGTAECPRLNVFRSANNIYAQIIDDVKGVTLCAASSLDKEFESKGSNKEAARKVGELIAKRAAEKNITEVKFDRGGYLFHGRVKELADGAREGGLKF; from the coding sequence ATGGTGAATAAGGCTGATAGAAATGCCGCAAGACTGCACCGCCATGTCCGCGTGCGCAGCAAAATTTCCGGCACAGCAGAGTGCCCCCGCCTGAACGTGTTCCGCTCTGCCAATAACATCTACGCCCAGATTATCGACGACGTAAAAGGTGTAACATTGTGTGCTGCATCTTCGCTGGATAAGGAATTTGAAAGCAAAGGCAGCAACAAAGAGGCTGCACGCAAAGTCGGTGAACTGATCGCTAAGCGTGCTGCAGAGAAGAACATCACTGAGGTCAAGTTCGACCGCGGCGGATACCTGTTCCACGGCCGTGTCAAAGAACTGGCCGACGGCGCCCGCGAGGGCGGCCTCAAGTTCTAA
- the rpmD gene encoding 50S ribosomal protein L30, with protein MANLNIRLVKSLIGSQKDQIATAQSLGLRKIGDSTVQPDNVQTKGKVAKIIHLIEVKNA; from the coding sequence ATGGCTAACTTAAATATTAGACTGGTCAAGAGCCTGATTGGTTCTCAGAAAGACCAGATCGCTACCGCCCAGTCCCTAGGCCTTCGCAAAATCGGCGACAGCACTGTGCAGCCCGATAATGTGCAGACCAAAGGCAAGGTGGCCAAAATTATCCACCTCATCGAGGTAAAGAACGCTTAA
- a CDS encoding type Z 30S ribosomal protein S14 has product MAKTSMKVKQRRPAKYSSREYNRCKICGRPHAYLRKFGICRICFRELAYKGEIPGVKKASW; this is encoded by the coding sequence GTGGCCAAAACATCCATGAAAGTCAAGCAGCGCCGTCCGGCGAAGTATTCTTCCCGGGAATATAACCGCTGTAAGATCTGCGGGCGGCCGCACGCCTACCTTCGCAAGTTCGGAATTTGCCGTATTTGCTTCCGTGAACTCGCTTATAAAGGCGAGATCCCGGGCGTGAAAAAGGCGAGCTGGTAA
- the rplF gene encoding 50S ribosomal protein L6 — translation MSRIGRKPINIPTGVDVKVDGSVVTVKGPKGTLTHSFHPNMAISVEGNELIVTRPNDEKENKALHGLTRTLLHNMVVGVTEGFKKELEVNGVGYRVQKQGKNLVMNLGYSHQVIVPEVDGITIEVPSANKITILGADKQQVGQFAAEVREKRLPEPYKGKGIRYVGEHVRHKEGKAGKGAKK, via the coding sequence ATGTCGCGAATTGGAAGAAAACCCATAAATATTCCCACTGGCGTTGATGTAAAAGTTGACGGCAGTGTTGTTACGGTAAAAGGGCCTAAGGGCACGCTGACGCATAGCTTCCACCCGAATATGGCTATTTCCGTAGAGGGGAACGAGCTGATCGTTACCCGTCCAAACGACGAAAAAGAGAACAAAGCTCTGCATGGTCTTACCCGTACCCTGCTCCACAATATGGTAGTTGGTGTAACGGAAGGCTTTAAAAAGGAACTCGAAGTCAACGGTGTTGGCTATCGTGTACAAAAGCAGGGCAAGAATCTGGTAATGAACCTCGGATACAGCCATCAGGTGATTGTTCCGGAGGTTGATGGAATTACCATCGAAGTTCCCTCTGCAAACAAAATTACGATCCTTGGCGCTGATAAGCAGCAAGTTGGCCAGTTTGCCGCCGAAGTTCGTGAAAAACGTCTGCCTGAGCCTTATAAGGGCAAGGGTATCCGCTATGTCGGTGAGCATGTCCGCCATAAGGAAGGCAAGGCCGGCAAGGGCGCTAAGAAGTAA
- the rplO gene encoding 50S ribosomal protein L15: MKLHDLTAVPGSTKNPKRIGRGHGSGWGKTSGKGQKGQKARAGFSQRAGFEGGQMPLQRRIPKRGFNNIFAKEIVTVNVGTLDKKFEDNAVIDAQALIKAGIIKTAADGVKVLANGNVTKKLNVSVNGYSKSAKEKIEAAGGKAEVI, translated from the coding sequence ATGAAATTGCATGATCTGACAGCAGTACCGGGCTCTACAAAAAATCCGAAGAGGATCGGTCGTGGTCATGGTTCCGGTTGGGGTAAAACTTCTGGCAAAGGTCAAAAAGGTCAGAAAGCCCGTGCTGGATTCAGCCAGAGAGCCGGCTTTGAAGGCGGACAAATGCCTTTGCAGCGCCGGATCCCAAAGCGTGGATTCAACAATATTTTTGCAAAAGAAATTGTCACCGTCAATGTTGGTACTTTGGACAAAAAGTTTGAAGATAACGCTGTGATTGATGCACAGGCATTGATTAAGGCAGGCATCATTAAGACGGCTGCTGATGGTGTGAAAGTTCTTGCAAACGGAAATGTGACAAAGAAGCTGAATGTATCGGTGAATGGCTATTCCAAGTCCGCAAAAGAAAAAATCGAAGCGGCAGGTGGGAAGGCTGAGGTGATCTAA
- the secY gene encoding preprotein translocase subunit SecY has translation MFKTIKNAWKIPELRKKMLFTVLVIIVFRLGAVIPVPFLDAAQLKAVMDSVAGTGSGTALGYLDMLSGGAFSQATLFAMSVTPYINSQIIIQLLTIAIPALERMAKEGEEGRKRLETIVRYLAVILGLIQGLAYYMFLRNSGNGGSIVKYTQGGTGIFVGFVIVLCFTAGTALMMWMGEQINQFGVGNGISILLFAGIVARLPHTINTLGQYLSIASEDPTNSGKYFFTVPLFVVLFLGVIWLISFMNESERRIPIQYAKRVVGRKQYGGQSSHLPIKVGLGGVMPIIFASVILSIPSTIQLFMGSNATGFWASFVSAFRSTGLLYCVLYFLLIMLFGFFYTAMQYNPIEMANNLRQNNGTIPGIRPGKPTSDYISRILSKITMIGSLYLSIIALLPIIFGNVAGMQNLSMGGTSIIIMVGVALETVKQLESQMMMRHYKGFLD, from the coding sequence TTGTTTAAAACAATTAAGAACGCCTGGAAAATTCCTGAACTTCGCAAAAAGATGCTTTTTACAGTGCTGGTGATTATCGTTTTCCGCTTAGGCGCCGTTATTCCGGTACCTTTTCTGGATGCAGCACAGTTAAAAGCTGTTATGGATTCTGTTGCCGGAACCGGCAGCGGAACAGCACTTGGATATTTGGATATGTTGTCCGGCGGTGCTTTTTCACAAGCAACCCTGTTTGCGATGAGTGTTACACCGTATATTAACAGCCAGATTATTATCCAACTGTTGACGATTGCAATTCCTGCTCTTGAACGTATGGCAAAAGAGGGGGAAGAAGGCCGTAAACGCCTAGAAACCATTGTCCGTTATTTGGCAGTGATTCTTGGTCTGATTCAGGGCCTTGCATATTATATGTTCCTTCGCAATAGTGGCAACGGTGGTTCTATTGTAAAATACACGCAAGGCGGCACCGGAATTTTTGTCGGTTTCGTTATCGTGCTTTGCTTTACCGCCGGTACGGCACTGATGATGTGGATGGGCGAGCAGATTAACCAGTTTGGCGTTGGCAATGGTATTTCTATTTTACTGTTTGCCGGCATCGTAGCTCGTCTGCCCCATACGATCAACACCCTGGGTCAGTATTTGAGTATCGCATCGGAAGACCCCACAAATTCCGGTAAGTATTTCTTTACCGTTCCGCTCTTTGTGGTACTCTTCCTTGGCGTTATCTGGCTGATCTCTTTTATGAACGAATCAGAGCGCCGCATTCCGATCCAGTACGCAAAACGTGTGGTTGGACGGAAACAATACGGTGGTCAAAGCAGCCATTTGCCGATTAAAGTTGGCTTGGGCGGCGTTATGCCAATCATTTTTGCCAGCGTGATTCTTTCCATTCCCAGCACAATTCAGCTGTTTATGGGAAGTAATGCAACCGGTTTTTGGGCGAGCTTTGTCAGTGCATTCCGTAGTACGGGATTGCTCTACTGCGTTTTGTATTTCCTTTTGATTATGCTGTTTGGCTTTTTCTATACAGCGATGCAGTACAATCCAATCGAGATGGCAAACAATCTCCGTCAGAATAACGGCACAATTCCGGGAATTCGTCCCGGCAAGCCGACATCTGATTATATTTCCCGGATTCTGTCAAAAATTACCATGATCGGGTCTCTTTATCTGTCTATTATCGCACTGCTGCCAATTATTTTTGGTAATGTTGCGGGAATGCAGAATCTTTCTATGGGCGGCACTTCCATTATCATTATGGTCGGTGTTGCACTGGAGACTGTCAAACAGCTTGAGAGCCAGATGATGATGCGTCATTATAAAGGCTTTTTGGATTGA
- the rplE gene encoding 50S ribosomal protein L5, producing MARLKETYKAEVAPALMKKFGYKSVMQIPKLNKIVINVGAGEAKENSKAIDSITTDISAITGQKPQVRKAKKSVANFKLRAGMPIGVRVTLRGDRMYEFMDRLFNVALPRVRDFRGINPNSFDGRGNYNMGVKEQLIFPEIEYDKIDKVRGMDITFVTTAKNDEEARQLLELMGAPFER from the coding sequence ATGGCTAGACTCAAAGAGACTTATAAAGCCGAAGTCGCACCAGCTCTGATGAAGAAATTCGGTTATAAGAGCGTGATGCAGATTCCGAAACTGAATAAAATTGTCATTAATGTTGGTGCAGGTGAGGCCAAGGAAAATTCCAAGGCAATTGATTCCATCACCACAGATATCTCCGCAATTACCGGTCAGAAGCCTCAGGTTCGCAAGGCTAAAAAGAGCGTTGCAAACTTTAAGCTCCGTGCCGGAATGCCGATTGGCGTACGCGTAACACTGCGCGGCGACCGTATGTATGAGTTTATGGATCGTCTTTTTAATGTGGCGTTGCCCCGCGTACGTGATTTTCGCGGGATTAACCCCAATTCTTTTGACGGCCGCGGCAATTACAATATGGGCGTTAAAGAACAGCTGATCTTCCCGGAGATCGAGTATGACAAGATCGATAAAGTACGCGGCATGGACATTACCTTTGTCACTACCGCAAAGAACGACGAGGAAGCCCGCCAACTCTTAGAGTTGATGGGCGCCCCGTTTGAGAGATAA
- a CDS encoding adenylate kinase — MKLIFLGAPGAGKGTQAEAVCAHLNIPAISTGNMIREALKSGTEMGLKAKSYMDSGALVPDEVVIGIVKDRIAQPDCANGFVLDGFPRTIPQAEALDNMGVKIDRVIALEVSDDKIVKRMSGRRVCESCGASYHLLYNPPKVEEKCDKCGGTLVQRKDDLPETVKARLKVYHEQTEPLKGYYKRQGKLYTVDGQEDVADTTKLTLQAIEA, encoded by the coding sequence ATGAAGTTGATTTTTTTAGGAGCTCCGGGCGCGGGAAAGGGCACACAGGCTGAAGCCGTTTGTGCGCATTTAAATATTCCCGCAATTTCTACAGGCAATATGATCCGCGAAGCGCTGAAAAGCGGTACTGAGATGGGCTTAAAAGCGAAATCCTATATGGATTCCGGTGCCCTTGTACCAGATGAAGTCGTAATCGGCATTGTAAAAGATCGGATTGCACAGCCAGACTGTGCGAACGGTTTTGTGCTGGATGGCTTTCCACGTACAATCCCTCAGGCCGAGGCTCTGGACAATATGGGCGTCAAGATTGATCGTGTGATCGCTCTTGAAGTCTCTGACGATAAAATCGTCAAGCGTATGTCCGGACGCCGTGTCTGCGAAAGCTGCGGCGCCAGCTACCACTTGCTCTATAATCCTCCCAAAGTGGAAGAAAAATGTGACAAGTGCGGCGGCACCCTTGTTCAGCGTAAGGATGACCTGCCTGAAACAGTTAAAGCACGTCTGAAGGTATATCATGAGCAGACCGAGCCTTTAAAAGGTTACTATAAGCGTCAGGGAAAGCTCTATACCGTAGATGGTCAGGAAGATGTGGCTGATACCACAAAACTGACTTTACAGGCGATCGAGGCGTAA
- the map gene encoding type I methionyl aminopeptidase, whose protein sequence is MIILKTNRELQFMKRAGRVAANALKIAGEVVEPGVSTWEIDRAAQKYIESEGAEPTFLGYGGFPATCCISVNQVVIHGIPSKKQIIREGDIVSIDVGATLEGYVGDNAWTFPCGKVSEEAQRLMDTTRESLFEGIKAAQPNHRLGDVGSAVQRYAEARGYSVVRDFVGHGVGAKMHEDPSVPNYGTPGRGVRLLPGMTIAIEPMITEGTYKVKTLDDGWTTVTADGKLAAHFENSIAITPDGPVILTVADR, encoded by the coding sequence ATGATTATATTAAAAACAAACCGTGAACTTCAATTTATGAAAAGAGCTGGCCGTGTAGCGGCCAACGCCTTGAAGATTGCTGGAGAGGTAGTCGAGCCGGGTGTTTCTACCTGGGAGATTGACCGCGCAGCCCAAAAGTATATTGAGAGTGAAGGCGCAGAGCCAACATTTCTCGGATACGGCGGATTTCCAGCAACCTGCTGTATTTCAGTAAATCAGGTAGTTATCCATGGCATACCGAGCAAAAAGCAGATCATCCGGGAAGGCGACATCGTCTCCATTGATGTTGGCGCTACCCTGGAAGGCTATGTGGGCGATAACGCATGGACTTTTCCTTGTGGAAAAGTCAGTGAGGAAGCCCAGCGTCTAATGGACACAACCCGCGAAAGCCTTTTTGAAGGTATTAAGGCAGCTCAGCCGAATCATCGGCTGGGTGATGTGGGCAGTGCAGTACAGCGGTATGCTGAAGCTCGCGGTTACTCGGTGGTACGCGATTTCGTCGGCCACGGAGTAGGCGCGAAGATGCATGAAGATCCCAGTGTCCCAAATTACGGTACGCCAGGAAGAGGCGTACGCTTGCTGCCGGGCATGACCATTGCGATTGAGCCCATGATAACAGAGGGTACTTACAAGGTAAAGACTCTCGACGATGGATGGACTACCGTGACGGCGGATGGGAAACTGGCAGCTCACTTTGAGAATTCAATCGCGATCACTCCAGACGGCCCGGTAATTTTGACCGTGGCCGATCGCTGA
- a CDS encoding KOW domain-containing RNA-binding protein: MELKRGMVVRSAAGHDRDTFCTILSIDGSFAFLCDGKRRPLEKPKKKKRIHFFPTSTILPEEALKTNRSIRTALRKFQSAGSSKEEA, translated from the coding sequence ATGGAGCTCAAGCGAGGTATGGTGGTTCGGTCTGCCGCAGGACATGATCGGGACACATTCTGTACGATTCTTTCCATAGATGGCTCCTTCGCTTTTTTGTGCGATGGAAAACGCCGTCCGTTGGAAAAACCTAAAAAGAAAAAAAGGATCCACTTTTTTCCAACCAGCACGATCCTCCCAGAGGAAGCGCTGAAGACGAATCGTTCCATCCGGACGGCATTAAGAAAATTTCAAAGTGCCGGCTCATCGAAAGAGGAGGCTTAA
- the rpsE gene encoding 30S ribosomal protein S5 encodes MARFDSRKKDDEFKEHVVAINRVSKTVKGGRIFKFAALVVVGDGKGTVGFGIGKSGEVPDAIRKGIEDAKKNLKKISLRGSTIPHEIIGEFGAGRVLMKPAAPGTGVIAGGPVRSVIEAVGIRDIRTKALRSNNPCNVVRATLDGLCKLRTAEEVAAVRGRSVKEIL; translated from the coding sequence TTGGCTAGATTCGACTCAAGAAAAAAAGACGACGAGTTTAAAGAGCATGTAGTTGCCATCAACCGTGTTTCCAAAACTGTAAAAGGCGGCCGTATTTTTAAGTTTGCTGCACTCGTAGTAGTGGGCGACGGGAAAGGCACTGTCGGTTTTGGAATCGGTAAGTCCGGCGAAGTTCCGGATGCAATCCGCAAGGGCATTGAGGACGCTAAGAAAAACCTGAAAAAGATTTCTCTGCGTGGTTCTACAATTCCGCACGAGATTATTGGAGAATTCGGTGCAGGCCGCGTTTTGATGAAACCGGCTGCCCCTGGTACCGGCGTAATTGCCGGCGGTCCGGTCCGTTCTGTGATCGAGGCTGTTGGAATTCGTGATATTCGTACCAAGGCACTGCGCTCTAATAATCCCTGCAACGTAGTCCGTGCAACATTGGATGGTCTGTGCAAACTGCGCACCGCCGAAGAAGTGGCTGCGGTTCGTGGCCGTTCCGTGAAAGAGATTCTTTAA
- the rpmJ gene encoding 50S ribosomal protein L36 has product MKVRPSVKKMCEKCKIIKRKGKVMVICENPKHKQRQG; this is encoded by the coding sequence ATGAAAGTAAGACCTTCAGTCAAAAAAATGTGTGAAAAATGCAAAATCATCAAACGTAAAGGTAAAGTAATGGTGATTTGCGAAAATCCGAAGCATAAACAGCGTCAGGGCTAA